The window taataataatagtgaTTTTTCTAAAagttataatattaaagatATTCATTGTAgttatgaagaaaaaaaattaaatacaGAAAATAATTGGACAGGTAATACTACAAGGGATGATAATTTCAAATTGCCACatgatcataataataaagaaggtggttatatacaatttaataaagaaaaagtaattaagaatacatatgtagataataatattgaaaattcatttttaagaactaataatatatcaaatgATATTTCACTTCCATGGAATAAGGATAAAATGGTGAAAttgtttttaaataataaaagtaaagaatcaaataaagaaaaaaaaaatgatgttataacaataaataCGAAATTATCTAGATATGAAAGAGTGTTAATACATActtgtatatataaattaaattggaagaaatatattgataatataaataaaggTATGTTTTATTGGATTGGTTATAATATTAACGATTTTgatcattataattatatgaaaaagaaaaaaattattaatagaATACCATCaatgtatatgtatacaaagaaaaaaacattaacttttttattatctcACTTGTCCTTAATATTTCCTTCCTTATTTAATTTCTATCCAAATACATTTGTGTTACcagaaaataaaaatataataaaatatatattgaatagtaataataaagaatattatataatgaagcCCGATTGCGGTAGTATGGGTATAGGTGTAAAgataataaacaaatataatgatatcaatattaatatattgaatggatataatagttatataattcaaaaGTATATTGATAACCCATTATTAATGTATAAAAAGAAGTTTGATTTTaggatatatattttattattaccaggaaaaaattatcctaaaatatatttatctaaAGTTGGTTTTGCTCGTTTGTGTACagaagaatataaaaaaaagaaacgatatatttgtaatacatatattcatttaacTAATTatagtataaataaagataatgataaatatataaggaaaaagaatatacatgacaaaaataataataaacaattATTAAGTGAtgttttcatttatttaaaaaaaaatggatatGATATAGATGATATATGGAAacaaataaagaaaattacGTGTCTAACATCTTTAGctatttattcttatataaaagaaaaaattaaatataatttccataataatttttatttctatcAGTTAATAGGtttagatatattattagataATAATGGAAAAGCATGGTTGCTCGAGGTAAATTCTAATCCTTCTTTAAGGATAGATTATATTGATCCAAATTATGTTCATTTTGAAATACAACTAGAAAGTATGTTTGATAGATATGTTAAAGAGCCTGTCATAAGTGAAATGTTTTTAATAGTATAtgagaaaatatataaaaaatatataaagaaaaaaaataaaaagtcTAACAATGTTATGGTTCAAAAAGGTAAATTTGAAAAATGTacgaaaaaaaatgatatttgttttgataataaaaagagGATATCATCAAAAGGTCACTTCAATAAtattagtaataataataataataataataataataataataatattaatgataataatagtaacCCTAATGGCAGTGTTAGGAGTTTATCAAATTTTAGGGGTAATAGAAAAAATCCAAAAGGAAAATTATCTACAAAAAGGAAATTATCTACAAAAGGGAAATTATCTACAAAAGGGAAATTATCtataaaaggaaaagaacatacaaataaaattaatcCTTTTAAGGAATTTTCACTTTATTCAGAGGATAGATATTGTatagataaaaaaacaaatacTGATTTACTtacaaatgaaaaaataaaaaatgtttcAAATGGAAATGAAGGTATTGGTAGTAAATTAAATGTAAGAAATAATACAGAATCAAATATATCTAGTATGTGTAATGTATCAAGTAGAAGTAATATATCTAGTGTAACTAATACaacaaatatatcatatatatctaaaaatcaaaatagagaagcaaatatatttaattatacaaaaataaatccAGCTTCTGATAGTGAAAAAAgttcaatatataatttcgGTAAAAACCTTTCCCcaaataattatttgaataatattagaatgaaaaatatgctaaagaaaaagagtaaggtaaaaaagaatttatttctcaaaaaagaatatatgaGTAATGTTGATACATGTGTTGATGAAAATGACATAGGAAGTTTTACCTTgtcaaataatataaataaacgTGAACAAATCAGTAATGATTCtttaaatgaaaagaatGAAATTAATGGTATTCATAAGTTAAAAGAAGTTAATTCTAATAAATTAtctaataaaaatttaaatgatattaaatataaagacAATATACAAAATGTGGTTCATGATCATTTAGATGATACTATATTTGATGATcagaaaataaaaaataatttttttcaaaaaattctttttgATGATATTGTATgtagtaaaaaaaaaaatattgatataaataaatacaatgataaaaagaaatataataaagaatcaaattttgtaaaaatcaaaagaaatgatattaatgatgattattcatatgaatataaagaaaatatagaGAAGAATCGTGATATATTAGATTGCTTGGATGATAAAAGTGATGTTATTTATTCAGGAGAAGAACAGATGTTTGATAATTATTCTGATATTGAAAAAGGTTCAATTCatatagataaaaaaattcataatataccaagtaatgaatataataatgatatatataattataataaagacAATGATATGAATGATGAAGGAGAATTATTCCAATcgaatattttaaataaggAAACATATGTCCAAATAGATAACCATGAGGATATACAATTAGAAAAATTTTTAACTAATGACATAGAAACTTATAAATCtttatatagaaatattagtgataatatatttaaaaagaaaattgaaaatttaattatgataagaactaatttatataaatatatgaactGCTTAAATGTACTTGGAattagatatataaataataataataataataatagtaacgatataaaaaatatagatgatttatataataagaatatttcATTAGATTTTAAGAGATCGTATACTAAAATAAGGAAAGATATATTACAtcctttaaaaaatgatgtgttagaaaaaaatatatatataaatttaaaaaaagaaacaaaaaaatattataacgaaatgaagatatataacaattgttatatattgtttgattttattttaaataaatatgataacaatttaaagaaaaataagaaaaagttagaatattatatggacaaaaatacatttttatgtatgtgtacagatattaaaataaataatataattgaTAATGTCTATATACCAAATAATAGTGCATACAATACATGCtttgatataaataaaggTTCAAATGAGAATCAAATATTCCAAATTGTCAAagatttattatataatcaaTATTTAGATAGGaacaaacaaaataaaGTGCATAAGGAGGAGAGAAGTAGTTTTGAATGTTCTgtgaataaaaatgttcAATTGGGGAATAGTAGTGATATAACTAATGGAAGTATATATGATCATAAATTTTATCGTGTTAAAAATACACAAGGACTGAATAAAACAGAACAACGATCTTTTTATGGTGAATATAGTGATATATCTTCAAGAAGTGGGGAAATTTTAAGACgaaatgaaaaatgtaATAGTTCGGAAAAAATGGCAGATATATTAACCACccaaataaatattcacGAGGATGATCATATTAATAAGGATGACAGTATTAATAAGGATGATCATATTAATAAGGATGACAGTATTAATAAGGATGATCATATTAATAAGGATGACAGTATTAATAaggatgataatattaaaaagtatgataatattaataaggatgatattaataataataataataataataatgataataaatttcTTACCTccaattttattaattataacTGTGTTACATTTTGTCCATTCACATTAATTCCCAATTGTAACAATATTGTAAACTTTAATACAATTGGATTAAGTAGCActaaatataaaagtaaaaggaaaaaaaaaatgaatatttacgatttagaatatttatttaatagaCAAGTATTTTTcagtaaatatataaacaaaaatcAAGGGTTAACACTtattgatttttttttattaatgcaagaaatatctttattaatattcCCATATATTAGTCATctatgtatatataatactatATATCCTTATAAGAAGgatttttttgataaattaaatgatcaagaaaataatattttttctaatatatattgtgataagggaaatattaaaaatgataaaaaaaaaaaaaatatttgcgtttataataaaaaagttCAGGAAGGACAATGTATGAATGAATCTAACTTAACATCAGAgaagataaagaaaaaaaaaaaaaaaggagaTCACATATGTGAATATGATATGTctgtaaataataaatttcatgttcataaaaatataagtcATAACAAGGATGATTTTTTATGgcataaaaatatttgtagtaatatttataatttatatgaatatattcAAATGTGTATTAATCCGAATGTAAAGAATATATGTTTGGAGACTTtcttaatatttatttttaataaatatggtTTAACAtgtaatttataatatttcgAAGAATTTCATATATCTGAATTTTAGGTATAATTTTAAAGcatttaaaattaatgtTATCCTCTTATAtgaatgaataaataaatacaaatacgcacaatacatataatatatatatatatatatatatatatatatatatataaatatatatgtgttatTCATAATgttgtttttatatatgcctcttaaaattttgtatatataaaatatcatattgttcatttttaaatttattacttataattactattcatatatttcgtacaatttatacatatttaaaaaaaaaattatatatatgtatatatttttgcatttattttgtgtatgttttatttcctcattttatatatatatatataaataaattttttttttttttttctggCTAT of the Plasmodium reichenowi strain SY57 chromosome 11, whole genome shotgun sequence genome contains:
- a CDS encoding tubulin--tyrosine ligase, putative gives rise to the protein MNPYKNSNESKILYPPIYTLNGKKSYEESNSYNVLNVSMKKYMDKNKKDRINEGEQNGDIFHFNVDNKFLWNLDKPININMNSENYYVDNNLIRCNKKNDINLINNRNDGLNLNYVPCNSFINTPNNCVNKYRNNNVNEKKDILKNIKEPFFYFSKENKIKEDKNIISKSYVVHNLSHINNYVNPNNSTTFCNYDNVGNKKTRGRSSSYVKNIGMYVHNNFHSKEEENDTAVYFLKKSNITDDHMNSTNIKDISNDNNINKYNYDDNIQYLFRNNMQKMLYAKNISNSEKNDKKKYSSIIYIKNQDTQKNNRKCNNVPVINPTDINMNEKQNDILKINKKNIYKIMENNMTKNIIYKQNKTNEIKNCNVNRIMCLKHNSEKLKYPFGKVDHKKNDHENYYKNYVNGNYNVKCKYHYNNNGKFLCSNNMLNDYLVMNNKNFIEAIKTKGNTHYDINKLYRYESKEYENKKIRFSSENKTIDKVEKSYLLNKNSFSKNMMNNYNGFYSKNGKIWRSKENTYTFDGTCDMKCNIYKKNEDEHNIKKDIGIIIANNNNNNNNKDNIYNNIYVNKKYTENSKGHYVGNDEHNYVKYYNDNKTNNKKKDNYIVTNALDNNTKNEEGINNVNIKKGMLLSTDCHYKNGIKKKSSIIYDKENNKYVFYKDDKNVIKNIMHPNNKWDNENVYCDKIKGNKNMSPVGKILNLSNNTEKDTKEYINNMDVETSIIQQNNCINYTSPKANGICLLNKKNNNTINNENVTHVDSSVLENKQNCNLYNIKMDHKMNDIISIEEEENNDSSNNNNINNNINNYIGNNINNYIGNNINNNNNNNNNSSCSSSNNNYYNYGKEMNVKNDMETYKLQVRKHIDNVKNINYLYSSRKKRFENNQERNVSLVIKSEPLFLKTIKTNDRNIDFMKNIKKNDNNNKCVDKDNLNYTFCNKNKKIGTSPVIISNIGNNYNFKNDRDKNENEESQTHFDIVYLNKLNMNVKEEKRKRKKEIGKKTKKMKHTIKLLKKKNKENNLLLNKIGKKNIDENFIVDEICDNNKEIEKGEKKNNYDIESMNENIKYDDCKSNVSNIDSLIIKAMSNTVIENPLCDNHQKEDDVFYKGKIICPNEIYDKIESNMEKEKGYGNNDFMSNKKEIISEKDKEKINHNILHDNNNNNNYNNHNNNSDFSKSYNIKDIHCSYEEKKLNTENNWTGNTTRDDNFKLPHDHNNKEGGYIQFNKEKVIKNTYVDNNIENSFLRTNNISNDISLPWNKDKMVKLFLNNKSKESNKEKKNDVITINTKLSRYERVLIHTCIYKLNWKKYIDNINKGMFYWIGYNINDFDHYNYMKKKKIINRIPSMYMYTKKKTLTFLLSHLSLIFPSLFNFYPNTFVLPENKNIIKYILNSNNKEYYIMKPDCGSMGIGVKIINKYNDININILNGYNSYIIQKYIDNPLLMYKKKFDFRIYILLLPGKNYPKIYLSKVGFARLCTEEYKKKKRYICNTYIHLTNYSINKDNDKYIRKKNIHDKNNNKQLLSDVFIYLKKNGYDIDDIWKQIKKITCLTSLAIYSYIKEKIKYNFHNNFYFYQLIGLDILLDNNGKAWLLEVNSNPSLRIDYIDPNYVHFEIQLESMFDRYVKEPVISEMFLIVYEKIYKKYIKKKNKKSNNVMVQKGKFEKCTKKNDICFDNKKRISSKGHFNNISNNNNNNNNNNNNINDNNSNPNGSVRSLSNFRGNRKNPKGKLSTKRKLSTKGKLSTKGKLSIKGKEHTNKINPFKEFSLYSEDRYCIDKKTNTDLLTNEKIKNVSNGNEGIGSKLNVRNNTESNISSMCNVSSRSNISSVTNTTNISYISKNQNREANIFNYTKINPASDSEKSSIYNFGKNLSPNNYLNNIRMKNMLKKKSKVKKNLFLKKEYMSNVDTCVDENDIGSFTLSNNINKREQISNDSLNEKNEINGIHKLKEVNSNKLSNKNLNDIKYKDNIQNVVHDHLDDTIFDDQKIKNNFFQKILFDDIVCSKKKNIDINKYNDKKKYNKESNFVKIKRNDINDDYSYEYKENIEKNRDILDCLDDKSDVIYSGEEQMFDNYSDIEKGSIHIDKKIHNIPSNEYNNDIYNYNKDNDMNDEGELFQSNILNKETYVQIDNHEDIQLEKFLTNDIETYKSLYRNISDNIFKKKIENLIMIRTNLYKYMNCLNVLGIRYINNNNNNNSNDIKNIDDLYNKNISLDFKRSYTKIRKDILHPLKNDVLEKNIYINLKKETKKYYNEMKIYNNCYILFDFILNKYDNNLKKNKKKLEYYMDKNTFLCMCTDIKINNIIDNVYIPNNSAYNTCFDINKGSNENQIFQIVKDLLYNQYLDRNKQNKVHKEERSSFECSVNKNVQLGNSSDITNGSIYDHKFYRVKNTQGLNKTEQRSFYGEYSDISSRSGEILRRNEKCNSSEKMADILTTQINIHEDDHINKDDSINKDDHINKDDSINKDDHINKDDSINKDDNIKKYDNINKDDINNNNNNNNDNKFLTSNFINYNCVTFCPFTLIPNCNNIVNFNTIGLSSTKYKSKRKKKMNIYDLEYLFNRQVFFSKYINKNQGLTLIDFFLLMQEISLLIFPYISHLCIYNTIYPYKKDFFDKLNDQENNIFSNIYCDKGNIKNDKKKKNICVYNKKVQEGQCMNESNLTSEKIKKKKKKGDHICEYDMSVNNKFHVHKNISHNKDDFLWHKNICSNIYNLYEYIQMCINPNVKNICLETFLIFIFNKYGLTCNL